Proteins encoded by one window of Emticicia oligotrophica DSM 17448:
- a CDS encoding YbaB/EbfC family nucleoid-associated protein produces MNMGDIFGMASKMKEMQARMQEAQENLAKITEMGEAGAGMVKVTANGKKQLVSVEIDEDLMKPTDREILQDLIVAATNKALEKVEIKAKEELQKSTEGLMPNIPGMDLDKLFK; encoded by the coding sequence ATGAATATGGGAGATATTTTCGGGATGGCTAGTAAAATGAAAGAAATGCAAGCCCGAATGCAAGAAGCTCAAGAAAATTTAGCAAAAATCACCGAGATGGGTGAAGCTGGTGCAGGCATGGTGAAAGTAACTGCCAATGGAAAAAAACAATTGGTTAGTGTTGAAATTGATGAAGATTTGATGAAACCGACTGACCGAGAAATTTTGCAAGATTTAATTGTAGCGGCTACAAATAAAGCCTTAGAAAAAGTTGAAATCAAAGCCAAAGAAGAACTTCAAAAATCTACTGAGGGATTAATGCCTAATATTCCAGGAATGGATTTGGACAAATTATTTAAATAA
- a CDS encoding fibronectin type III domain-containing protein, which yields MRKNYFLSLLLLMITFWQVEASNGSKSINKNGKAARTTVTIPAPPAAPSGLSGSAVGGDATKLNLTWTDNSVDETEFEIAYSTDSTTYLVTSAVAVTGSGSTGATTLNGLTPNTTYYIWVRALRADVARSIGSCTPVANEPTNSAPTGNTPSCWSNLLKISTGAIPAAPTNAIVATPYSQRTNTVYFNDNSADETEFIIERSSSGGAFTQIATMPGVSGTGQRSYVDNTTLPNTQYQYRIYSKNIIGQSVTGATTASFITPPDRPIAPNSLGLISVNPIGLNFIKMYWRNGAPNAIGFYVQQSSDNNSWFTIGTVSANSELGFTATNLNEGQRYFFRVIAFNSGGDSDPSNVLPATTLKRVAPNPAFNLTAKTISTTQIDLKWNLGTQDGVTNNRVSQEIYRSSVSATDGFIRIATIGNYEDSYSDNTCSPKTTYWYKILTANFQGQSPYSNLASATTLGPPYAPTELATALANDALGNTVIKVTWKDNSNDEWGFALERSTDETFATGVLKADLDSNTVTATSLPIEEGVTYFFRISASNQYGASKYSSTVKLEMPVTATPNAPYDLKGKATAADVSLKWGDDSNKEAGFEVERSDDGKTFTKIGTTARNEVTYVDKTVKDKTKYSYRVRATNIKGNSDYTNVLEITTLAKASAGIEIAADEVFQVYPNPTSDGVKVSVSENLLKGSGMIIITDNTNRVVSKTLLSPNQTEYRLDLNNYSEGTYTISLRTDTQQLTKRVYKF from the coding sequence ATGAGAAAAAATTATTTTCTATCTCTACTTTTGTTGATGATAACTTTTTGGCAGGTGGAAGCCTCCAATGGTTCAAAATCAATCAATAAAAATGGCAAGGCAGCCCGCACAACAGTCACAATACCCGCACCTCCAGCTGCCCCTAGTGGTCTTTCTGGTTCTGCAGTCGGTGGTGATGCGACAAAACTCAATTTAACATGGACAGATAATTCAGTTGATGAAACTGAATTTGAAATTGCTTATTCAACAGATTCTACCACATATTTAGTCACATCCGCTGTTGCTGTTACGGGAAGTGGCTCTACTGGAGCTACAACACTTAACGGACTAACGCCCAACACAACCTATTATATTTGGGTTAGGGCTTTACGTGCAGATGTTGCAAGAAGTATAGGGTCATGTACTCCAGTGGCTAATGAACCTACTAATTCAGCTCCTACTGGCAATACACCATCTTGTTGGAGTAATTTATTAAAAATTTCAACAGGTGCTATACCAGCTGCACCAACTAATGCAATAGTTGCCACTCCTTATTCACAAAGAACAAATACTGTTTACTTCAATGATAATTCAGCAGATGAAACCGAATTTATCATCGAGCGTTCAAGTAGTGGTGGTGCATTCACTCAGATTGCAACTATGCCTGGTGTTTCAGGTACAGGTCAACGTTCTTATGTTGATAATACAACATTACCAAATACACAATATCAATACCGCATCTATTCAAAAAATATTATTGGCCAGTCTGTAACAGGAGCAACGACAGCATCTTTCATTACTCCTCCAGACAGACCAATTGCTCCGAATAGTTTAGGTTTGATAAGCGTAAATCCTATAGGGCTTAACTTCATTAAAATGTACTGGAGAAATGGAGCACCTAATGCGATAGGATTTTATGTACAACAATCAAGCGATAATAACTCTTGGTTTACTATAGGTACCGTTTCTGCTAATAGCGAACTTGGCTTTACTGCAACAAACTTAAATGAAGGACAAAGATATTTCTTTAGAGTTATTGCGTTCAACTCTGGTGGTGATAGTGATCCTTCAAATGTTTTGCCAGCAACTACGCTGAAAAGGGTAGCACCAAACCCGGCATTCAATCTTACTGCAAAAACTATTTCAACCACCCAAATTGATTTGAAATGGAATTTAGGTACGCAAGATGGTGTAACAAACAACCGTGTTTCACAAGAAATTTATCGTTCTTCGGTGAGTGCCACAGATGGTTTCATTAGAATTGCTACTATTGGTAACTACGAAGATAGTTATTCTGATAATACTTGTTCACCAAAAACTACCTATTGGTACAAAATCTTAACTGCCAATTTCCAAGGTCAATCACCTTATTCTAATCTGGCTAGTGCAACTACTTTAGGCCCTCCTTATGCTCCAACTGAACTAGCTACGGCCTTGGCTAATGATGCATTAGGTAATACTGTTATCAAAGTAACATGGAAAGATAATTCAAACGACGAATGGGGCTTTGCACTTGAACGCTCAACAGATGAAACTTTTGCAACAGGTGTGCTTAAAGCAGACCTTGACTCAAACACTGTTACTGCGACAAGTCTTCCAATTGAAGAAGGTGTAACATATTTCTTCAGAATAAGTGCCTCAAATCAATATGGTGCATCAAAGTATTCAAGCACAGTAAAGCTTGAAATGCCAGTAACCGCTACTCCAAATGCTCCATATGACTTAAAAGGAAAAGCAACTGCTGCTGATGTAAGCTTAAAATGGGGTGATGATTCTAATAAAGAAGCGGGCTTTGAAGTAGAACGCTCTGATGATGGTAAAACATTTACAAAAATCGGAACAACTGCCCGCAATGAAGTTACTTACGTTGATAAAACAGTAAAAGATAAAACTAAGTACTCTTATCGTGTAAGAGCTACTAATATCAAAGGAAACTCTGACTACACGAATGTATTAGAAATCACTACCCTTGCTAAGGCTTCTGCAGGTATTGAAATTGCAGCAGATGAGGTATTCCAAGTTTATCCAAATCCAACATCTGATGGTGTAAAAGTTTCGGTTTCGGAAAACTTATTGAAAGGTTCTGGAATGATTATTATCACTGATAACACGAATAGAGTTGTTTCTAAAACATTATTATCTCCAAATCAAACGGAATATCGTCTTGACTTGAATAATTACTCAGAAGGAACTTATACAATTAGCCTTCGTACAGATACGCAACAACTTACAAAGCGTGTGTACAAGTTTTAA
- a CDS encoding TIGR04282 family arsenosugar biosynthesis glycosyltransferase: MKAGALADKNFPQKCGAVQEEAIIIFIKNPRLGKVKTRLAATLGNERALEIYHELMAHTMLITSGLPVDKYLFYSDFVDNNDIWNNEMYKKSVQHEGNDLGLKMQESFMKCMNTGHKKALIIGSDCLELSAELIEDGFKLLSEDSVVIGPANDGGYYMIGFNFELLSDPINLLENLFLNKAWSHENVLKEAIEVCKKLSISIAELPTLTDIDEEKDYEKTKHLALKLVI; encoded by the coding sequence ATGAAAGCAGGTGCATTAGCCGACAAAAATTTCCCCCAAAAATGCGGGGCTGTACAAGAAGAAGCGATTATTATTTTTATTAAAAATCCTCGATTGGGAAAAGTAAAAACGCGTCTGGCAGCGACCCTCGGTAATGAGCGAGCATTGGAGATTTATCATGAATTGATGGCTCACACAATGTTAATCACCAGTGGCCTACCAGTGGATAAGTATTTATTTTATTCAGATTTTGTAGATAATAATGATATCTGGAATAATGAAATGTATAAGAAAAGCGTTCAGCATGAAGGCAATGACCTAGGCTTAAAAATGCAAGAGTCGTTTATGAAATGCATGAACACTGGACATAAGAAAGCATTAATAATTGGAAGCGATTGCCTTGAACTATCTGCTGAACTGATAGAAGATGGATTTAAACTACTTTCTGAAGATTCGGTTGTAATTGGACCAGCCAATGATGGAGGATATTATATGATTGGCTTTAATTTTGAATTACTTTCTGACCCCATTAATTTACTTGAAAATTTGTTTTTAAATAAAGCTTGGAGCCATGAAAATGTACTTAAAGAGGCCATTGAAGTTTGTAAAAAACTCAGCATCAGCATTGCTGAATTGCCTACTTTGACTGATATTGATGAAGAAAAAGATTATGAAAAAACCAAGCACTTGGCTCTAAAATTAGTGATTTAG
- a CDS encoding ClpP family protease, whose amino-acid sequence MNFGEEFRKYAVHHMGMSGLGIDDYIKHNVQNMTPNIIEERPMRFAAIDVFSRLIMDRIIFLGTGVDDYVANVVVAQLLFLESVDAKKDVLMYINSPGGSVYAGLGMYDTMQYVRPDVATICTSLAASMGAVLLAGGAAGKRSALPHARVMIHQPSGGAQGQSRDMEITVKEIIKLRRELYEILANHTGKTLEQIEQDSDRDYWMKAEEAKTYGLIDEVLYREK is encoded by the coding sequence ATGAATTTTGGAGAAGAATTTCGTAAGTATGCCGTACATCACATGGGCATGAGTGGTCTAGGAATTGACGATTACATTAAGCACAACGTTCAGAATATGACTCCTAATATCATCGAAGAGCGTCCGATGCGTTTTGCTGCCATCGACGTTTTCTCTCGTTTGATTATGGACCGCATCATCTTTTTAGGAACGGGTGTAGATGATTACGTGGCAAACGTGGTTGTGGCTCAATTATTATTTTTAGAGTCGGTTGATGCGAAAAAAGATGTTTTAATGTATATTAATAGCCCTGGTGGTTCGGTTTATGCGGGTTTGGGTATGTATGATACCATGCAATATGTTCGTCCAGATGTTGCTACTATTTGTACTTCATTAGCTGCGTCAATGGGGGCTGTATTATTGGCTGGTGGTGCTGCTGGAAAACGTTCGGCTTTACCACACGCACGTGTAATGATTCACCAACCAAGTGGTGGAGCACAGGGTCAATCACGTGATATGGAGATTACGGTGAAAGAAATTATCAAACTACGTCGTGAATTGTACGAAATTTTAGCAAATCATACAGGAAAAACTCTTGAGCAAATCGAGCAAGACTCTGACCGTGATTATTGGATGAAAGCAGAAGAAGCCAAAACTTATGGTTTAATTGATGAAGTATTGTACCGCGAAAAATAA
- a CDS encoding T9SS type B sorting domain-containing protein — translation MSRFKYLLFWLGAFFFISFSTLGQQETKPVQCTTTGAAVYGIRTIGGSFIMDPEFGCLNPSDPNATVTVTVKNPLSPTGNTTNNLGYIFDLKDNRSLAATFPPLQTSWTVSTPGKYWILQSGNENSETYITCKYFEVIKPEDPDISVSSCAPNSITVEFLATPKNRKHGSYEIDWGDGNKEPITDLTNFPIVVPHLYNSTPTTKPSIITKYISGTNTSACSKSYTFELNIPPKLTELEGLSSGTIVKITMKEGNENKDYNLEQKTNNGTWIDTGKKMKRNSGQPSATLDVNGLNGSNEYCFRLKANDGCTNPTLSNEVCSIVPKANITSTKSATINWNTPDPSVSSYTVDFSESPTGANANTDVPSPPTATTYTLNNLDCRKKYNFQITAFIGPASNQVIIKSPSILIDPAITIQLPAKTTGTVSVSNSNTINFKLFSTKESKYIFYRSVGGSSNFVEVMRTPDDFYDDIGVDPAKQQYCYKVAYQDECGNTSDLSPAFCSIFANSNQDNILSWTDFSVPSSTLPVQYYIESFEPGGNILNVNISTNNYIELKQQIEDIINLPNANGAATFRVKAVQGSYSAYSNDYTFILPVQLYIPSAFTPNTDGSNDAFVAKGRFIVKYNLEIYDRWGNVIFESNDLNISWDGTTTDGITQAPPGNYGFKIWGLDVGGNKFQKTGSIVLLK, via the coding sequence ATGTCCCGTTTCAAATATTTGTTATTTTGGCTGGGAGCCTTTTTCTTTATTAGCTTTTCGACCTTAGGACAACAAGAAACAAAGCCTGTGCAATGTACTACAACTGGTGCAGCAGTTTATGGTATCAGAACTATTGGAGGGAGTTTTATAATGGACCCTGAATTTGGGTGTTTGAATCCATCTGACCCTAATGCGACAGTGACGGTTACAGTCAAAAACCCCTTATCTCCAACTGGTAATACCACCAATAACTTAGGTTATATATTTGATTTAAAAGATAATAGAAGTCTCGCGGCAACATTCCCTCCGCTTCAAACCTCGTGGACAGTTAGTACCCCCGGAAAATACTGGATTTTACAGAGTGGTAATGAAAATTCCGAAACTTATATTACCTGTAAATATTTCGAAGTAATCAAGCCTGAAGACCCTGATATTAGCGTAAGTTCCTGTGCCCCAAATAGTATCACTGTTGAATTTTTAGCTACGCCAAAAAATAGAAAACATGGCTCGTATGAAATAGATTGGGGAGATGGAAATAAAGAACCAATAACTGATTTGACAAATTTTCCAATTGTTGTACCACACCTATATAACAGCACTCCCACTACAAAACCTAGTATAATTACTAAATATATCAGTGGAACCAATACATCGGCCTGCTCAAAGAGCTACACATTTGAGCTTAATATTCCACCCAAACTTACAGAATTAGAAGGTTTATCAAGCGGTACGATTGTAAAAATCACGATGAAAGAGGGTAACGAAAACAAAGATTATAATCTTGAACAAAAAACAAACAATGGCACTTGGATAGATACAGGAAAGAAAATGAAACGTAACTCGGGTCAACCATCTGCTACATTAGATGTAAATGGTTTGAATGGTTCGAATGAATATTGTTTTCGATTAAAAGCTAATGATGGTTGTACTAACCCTACGCTATCAAATGAGGTATGCAGTATTGTCCCAAAAGCAAATATTACGAGCACTAAGTCAGCAACCATCAACTGGAACACTCCTGACCCTAGCGTTTCAAGCTATACCGTTGATTTTAGCGAATCACCTACTGGAGCTAATGCCAATACCGACGTACCTTCACCACCAACTGCCACTACATATACCCTTAATAATCTTGATTGCAGGAAAAAATATAATTTTCAAATTACGGCTTTCATAGGGCCAGCTAGTAATCAGGTAATCATAAAATCGCCAAGTATTTTAATAGACCCTGCCATTACGATACAATTACCAGCCAAAACAACTGGAACTGTATCGGTTTCAAATTCAAATACAATTAATTTCAAGCTTTTTTCTACAAAAGAAAGTAAGTATATTTTTTATCGCTCTGTTGGAGGTAGTTCAAATTTTGTTGAAGTCATGCGAACACCAGATGATTTCTACGATGATATAGGTGTTGACCCTGCAAAACAGCAATACTGTTATAAAGTAGCATATCAAGATGAATGTGGCAATACTTCTGATTTATCACCTGCGTTTTGCAGTATTTTTGCAAACTCAAATCAGGATAATATTCTTTCTTGGACAGATTTCTCTGTCCCTTCTTCTACTTTACCTGTTCAGTATTACATCGAATCATTTGAACCCGGTGGCAATATTTTAAATGTAAATATTTCAACCAATAATTACATAGAGTTAAAGCAGCAAATTGAGGATATTATAAATTTACCTAATGCCAATGGGGCTGCTACATTCAGAGTTAAGGCCGTACAAGGTTCTTATTCTGCCTATTCGAATGATTATACTTTTATTTTACCCGTACAATTGTATATTCCATCTGCATTTACCCCAAATACAGATGGTAGTAATGATGCTTTTGTAGCAAAAGGTAGATTTATTGTAAAATATAACTTAGAAATCTATGACCGCTGGGGAAACGTAATATTTGAAAGCAATGATTTGAATATTAGTTGGGATGGCACCACTACTGATGGTATTACACAAGCACCACCCGGTAATTATGGGTTCAAGATTTGGGGCTTAGATGTTGGGGGAAATAAGTTTCAAAAGACGGGTTCGATAGTCCTTCTTAAATGA
- the coaE gene encoding dephospho-CoA kinase (Dephospho-CoA kinase (CoaE) performs the final step in coenzyme A biosynthesis.), whose protein sequence is MAKVIGITGGIGSGKSIVCKFFELLQIPVYYADARANWLTNNDLQLRKEIKELLGRQAYDQDGLYNRKWVAEQVFTDPSLLQMLNLLIHPRVLADTQNWLEKNQNQSYVLREAAISNAAKQGNDLDKIIVVSCPEDIRIKRIKQRDPQRSETQIKAIIARQKTEEEFASIADYIIQNDEKKLLIPQILAIHQQLNH, encoded by the coding sequence ATGGCGAAGGTAATAGGCATAACTGGCGGTATTGGTTCGGGAAAAAGTATCGTTTGTAAGTTTTTTGAACTTTTACAGATTCCCGTTTACTATGCTGATGCAAGAGCTAATTGGCTTACAAACAACGATTTACAACTAAGAAAAGAAATAAAAGAGCTTTTAGGCAGACAAGCCTACGACCAAGATGGATTGTATAATAGAAAATGGGTAGCCGAACAGGTATTCACCGACCCTTCCCTATTACAAATGCTCAATTTACTAATACACCCAAGGGTATTGGCCGATACTCAAAATTGGCTTGAGAAAAACCAAAACCAAAGTTATGTTTTACGTGAAGCAGCCATAAGTAATGCGGCAAAACAAGGCAATGATTTAGATAAAATAATTGTAGTTAGCTGCCCAGAAGACATTCGAATTAAGAGAATCAAACAAAGAGACCCTCAACGAAGTGAGACACAAATAAAAGCAATTATTGCTCGACAAAAAACAGAAGAGGAGTTTGCCTCAATAGCTGATTATATTATTCAAAACGACGAGAAGAAACTACTTATTCCACAAATCTTAGCAATTCACCAACAACTAAATCACTAA
- the rpe gene encoding ribulose-phosphate 3-epimerase has translation MSSLSNEVIIAPSVLAADFANLQRDCEMLNASQADWFHIDIMDGVFVPNISFGMPVLEAIQRHAKKPLDVHLMIVQPERYLETFKKLGAEILTVHYEACPHLHRTIQQIKDLGCKAGVALNPHTPVNVLEDIIHDIDMVLIMSVNPGFGGQKFIEHTYEKVRKVRKMSPSVMIEIDGGVNSKNAKLLVDAGANALVAGSFVFSSENPIQTIADLKNN, from the coding sequence ATGAGTTCTCTTTCAAACGAGGTAATTATTGCCCCTTCAGTTTTAGCCGCAGATTTTGCAAATCTTCAACGTGACTGTGAAATGCTTAATGCGTCGCAGGCAGATTGGTTTCATATTGATATAATGGATGGCGTTTTTGTGCCAAATATCTCTTTCGGAATGCCAGTTTTGGAGGCAATTCAACGCCATGCAAAAAAGCCACTTGATGTTCACTTAATGATTGTTCAACCTGAAAGATATTTAGAAACTTTCAAGAAATTAGGAGCTGAAATCTTAACGGTACATTATGAGGCTTGTCCACATTTACACCGCACAATTCAGCAAATAAAAGATTTAGGTTGTAAGGCTGGTGTTGCACTTAATCCACACACGCCTGTAAATGTTTTGGAAGATATCATTCATGATATTGATATGGTGCTTATTATGTCAGTGAACCCAGGCTTTGGTGGGCAGAAATTTATTGAACATACTTACGAAAAAGTAAGAAAAGTACGCAAAATGTCACCTTCAGTAATGATTGAAATTGATGGGGGCGTTAATTCAAAAAATGCCAAACTTTTGGTAGATGCAGGAGCAAATGCTCTTGTAGCAGGAAGTTTTGTGTTTAGCTCTGAGAATCCGATTCAGACAATTGCAGACTTAAAAAATAACTAA
- a CDS encoding Rid family detoxifying hydrolase yields MKKIIYTEKAPAPIGPYSQAVLVEDTLYVSGQIALELAQSGDLKAETQKVMENIGHILAEAGMNYENIVKSSIFLKNMDDFALVNEVYGQYFTSLPPARETVQVARLPKDVNVEISVIAVA; encoded by the coding sequence ATGAAAAAAATTATCTATACCGAAAAAGCTCCTGCACCAATTGGGCCTTATAGTCAAGCGGTATTGGTTGAAGATACACTCTATGTATCTGGCCAAATTGCTCTAGAACTGGCACAATCTGGAGACCTGAAGGCCGAGACACAAAAAGTAATGGAAAACATCGGACATATACTCGCTGAAGCTGGTATGAATTACGAAAACATCGTAAAGTCGAGTATTTTCCTAAAAAATATGGATGATTTTGCTCTAGTAAATGAGGTTTATGGGCAATACTTCACTTCCTTGCCACCTGCTCGAGAAACAGTTCAAGTTGCTCGTCTTCCAAAAGATGTGAATGTAGAAATTTCTGTAATTGCTGTAGCTTAG
- a CDS encoding glycosyltransferase family 39 protein translates to MQIQQLIRQNAILILIGILLMAFALRFYKIGAHGLAGDEKYSLFVSQFVTYEGNNQHDSVRKPNNPYFTPKEFWSEKSLPDFFDSIARLDTGNGALYTYSLHFWTKLFGVSDTSLRFPSLLFNLFTIILLFIFVKQHFHSKNLALLVAFLAAISPFYINYSQVARNYSMNMFFALLATHLLLQLINEEESDQKPKWKYLAYSLSVLACELCHLATFPLFIIHAIFVLMFFRKKRGYIGFILAAFISVGGVALWLKSDGGRWLIDYVSNSVKVYNQMALETPDDYLSLANPKNILKQLRYVISAMYLSIDGYPTISVFHKKTFIATILASLFVLGIYIWDLRKASNINAIKLPVFLLMLSFIPIFTLIVFAFQDGNTFRIMPRYVAYSYSFSLVLLALLIQNLFKKANIIRFPILLIWAIQFLMILKLVNNVWNDKAPRYFMSFPEPRKENPYQTSANLIIKNYAKGDTVLYPSVFVEKRGGLGMPSYSVVDAQLTNFYLPKDSEIIQRVNLNEENKIYIQKPDGSQQLIFDFEGTKYRY, encoded by the coding sequence ATGCAAATACAGCAGCTTATTAGGCAAAATGCCATCTTAATACTCATTGGAATTCTTTTGATGGCATTTGCTTTAAGATTTTATAAAATTGGAGCTCACGGACTGGCAGGCGATGAGAAATATTCTCTCTTCGTGAGCCAGTTTGTTACTTATGAGGGTAATAACCAGCACGATTCAGTCCGAAAGCCTAATAACCCTTATTTCACACCAAAAGAATTTTGGTCAGAGAAATCATTGCCTGATTTTTTTGACTCAATTGCTCGTTTAGATACAGGAAACGGAGCTCTTTATACCTATTCTCTGCATTTCTGGACAAAATTATTTGGTGTTTCAGATACGAGTTTAAGGTTTCCTTCGCTACTATTTAATCTCTTTACGATTATTTTATTGTTTATATTCGTAAAGCAACATTTCCACTCAAAAAACTTAGCACTTTTGGTGGCTTTCTTGGCTGCTATTTCTCCTTTTTACATCAATTATTCGCAAGTGGCACGTAATTATAGCATGAATATGTTTTTTGCGTTGTTGGCTACTCATTTGTTATTACAATTAATCAATGAAGAAGAGAGTGACCAGAAACCCAAGTGGAAGTATTTAGCTTATAGCCTTAGTGTCTTAGCTTGTGAGCTTTGTCATTTAGCAACTTTTCCTTTGTTTATTATTCATGCCATTTTTGTATTAATGTTTTTTCGTAAGAAAAGAGGATATATTGGTTTTATATTGGCAGCTTTTATTTCAGTTGGAGGAGTGGCTTTATGGCTTAAATCAGATGGGGGTAGGTGGTTGATTGATTATGTTTCAAATAGTGTAAAAGTTTATAATCAAATGGCTCTAGAAACACCAGATGATTATTTGAGTTTGGCAAATCCAAAGAATATTCTTAAACAACTTAGATATGTAATTTCAGCGATGTACCTTTCAATTGATGGCTATCCAACAATTTCGGTTTTTCATAAGAAAACATTTATCGCTACGATATTAGCTTCGCTCTTCGTACTTGGTATTTATATTTGGGATTTAAGAAAAGCTAGTAATATTAATGCAATAAAGCTTCCTGTTTTCTTACTCATGCTTTCTTTTATTCCAATCTTTACACTGATTGTATTTGCCTTTCAAGATGGCAATACTTTTAGAATCATGCCAAGATATGTAGCCTATTCTTATAGTTTTTCTTTGGTATTATTGGCTTTACTAATACAAAACCTTTTTAAAAAGGCTAATATTATCAGATTTCCAATTCTCCTTATTTGGGCAATTCAGTTTTTAATGATTTTGAAATTAGTAAACAATGTTTGGAATGATAAAGCCCCTCGATATTTTATGTCATTTCCTGAGCCTCGCAAAGAGAATCCTTACCAAACTTCAGCCAATTTAATTATTAAAAATTATGCTAAAGGCGATACAGTTTTGTACCCTTCGGTATTTGTTGAAAAGAGGGGAGGGCTTGGAATGCCGAGTTATTCAGTGGTTGATGCACAGTTAACGAATTTTTATTTACCTAAAGATTCTGAAATAATTCAGAGGGTAAATCTTAATGAAGAGAACAAAATTTATATTCAAAAACCTGATGGTAGTCAGCAGTTAATATTTGATTTTGAAGGTACCAAATATAGATATTAA
- a CDS encoding glycosyltransferase family 2 protein yields MSKVAVVILNYNGKTFLETFLPSVIQNSGGNEVIVADNASTDDSVAFLHSHFPEVKLIQMSQNQGFAGGYNAALQQVQAQYYVLLNSDVEVTPNWIEPIIKLMDNDESIAACQPKILSYHEKTHFEYAGAAGGYIDWLGYPFCRGRVFDSYEKDTGQYNDTKEIFWATGACMFVRADVFHSLGGFDANFFAHMEEIDLCWRMKNADYKIMYSSESKVYHVGGGTLHKSNPRKTFLNYRNGLAMLYKNLPSGKVFYTILLRLILDGISGIKLVLDGQLNDCLAIIKAHFAFYVMIPKLERKKTKQVYPIYSKSIVWEYFVRKNKPQV; encoded by the coding sequence ATGAGCAAAGTAGCCGTAGTAATTTTAAACTACAACGGAAAAACATTTCTAGAAACCTTTTTGCCATCAGTTATTCAAAACTCTGGTGGCAATGAGGTAATTGTTGCAGATAATGCCTCCACAGATGATTCAGTAGCCTTTTTACATAGTCATTTTCCTGAAGTGAAACTCATTCAAATGTCTCAAAATCAAGGATTTGCAGGAGGATATAATGCGGCTTTACAACAAGTTCAAGCCCAATATTATGTTCTTTTAAATTCTGATGTGGAAGTAACACCAAACTGGATAGAACCCATCATAAAACTCATGGATAATGATGAATCTATTGCAGCGTGCCAGCCTAAAATTTTGAGTTATCATGAAAAAACACACTTCGAATACGCGGGTGCTGCTGGTGGATATATCGACTGGTTGGGGTATCCGTTTTGCAGAGGTAGAGTATTTGATAGCTACGAAAAAGATACTGGTCAATATAATGATACCAAAGAAATTTTTTGGGCTACTGGTGCTTGTATGTTTGTTCGTGCTGATGTATTTCATAGTTTAGGAGGTTTTGATGCAAATTTCTTTGCTCACATGGAAGAGATTGACTTATGCTGGCGAATGAAAAATGCCGATTATAAAATCATGTATTCGTCGGAATCAAAAGTTTATCACGTTGGTGGAGGCACTTTACACAAATCTAATCCACGCAAAACTTTCCTTAATTACAGAAATGGCTTGGCAATGCTCTATAAAAATCTACCAAGTGGAAAGGTATTTTATACGATTCTGCTAAGGTTAATTTTAGATGGCATTTCGGGTATAAAATTAGTTTTAGATGGTCAATTGAATGATTGTCTGGCAATCATCAAAGCTCATTTTGCATTTTATGTGATGATTCCGAAGCTTGAAAGAAAAAAAACTAAACAAGTTTATCCCATTTACTCCAAAAGTATTGTTTGGGAGTATTTTGTGAGAAAAAATAAACCTCAAGTATAA